The following coding sequences lie in one Novipirellula aureliae genomic window:
- a CDS encoding MoaD/ThiS family protein, whose protein sequence is MKIDVLLFAAIRDLANQDSIEIEVSKDATAVDVLNAVGKHLPAIGPLLPSCRIALDSRYVGNDQVVADATEIALIPPVSGG, encoded by the coding sequence ATGAAAATCGACGTGCTTTTATTTGCTGCGATCCGCGATTTGGCGAACCAGGATTCCATTGAAATTGAGGTTTCCAAGGATGCTACGGCGGTTGACGTTCTCAACGCTGTCGGCAAGCACTTGCCCGCTATTGGGCCGTTGTTGCCCTCTTGTCGCATTGCTCTCGATTCACGCTATGTTGGCAACGATCAAGTCGTTGCCGATGCGACGGAAATCGCTCTGATCCCACCCGTAAGTGGAGGCTAG
- the atpH gene encoding ATP synthase F1 subunit delta, with amino-acid sequence MTEAPKHNTVLDTGAEQLGSIYARALVDAANNQGVAEQVVAELGRIVDDFLDSSEPLRAVFASPRVKAEEKVRVIDRLFGESFHPSLIKFLKVMAERDRLGYVAAVRVAAERIHDEKVGRVVASVRTAVPLDDAMRHQVAEKLSSSLGRQVRLEEHVDADLIGGMIVRVGDTVFDGSVANRLDQMSRQAREGFSSQLLKRFETFFKEPN; translated from the coding sequence ATGACCGAAGCCCCAAAACACAACACGGTTCTCGATACCGGTGCGGAGCAATTGGGAAGTATCTATGCCCGAGCGCTGGTCGATGCCGCAAACAACCAAGGTGTTGCGGAGCAAGTGGTTGCCGAACTCGGTCGAATCGTAGACGATTTTCTCGATTCGAGCGAACCGCTGCGGGCCGTCTTCGCTTCTCCTCGAGTGAAAGCGGAAGAGAAAGTCCGTGTGATCGACCGCTTGTTTGGTGAATCGTTTCATCCATCACTCATCAAGTTCTTGAAGGTGATGGCGGAGCGAGATCGTTTGGGTTACGTCGCCGCAGTCCGCGTCGCCGCGGAACGAATTCATGACGAGAAAGTTGGTCGAGTTGTGGCATCGGTCCGAACCGCTGTACCACTCGATGACGCGATGAGGCATCAGGTCGCTGAGAAACTCTCGTCCTCGCTCGGTAGACAAGTCCGACTCGAAGAGCATGTCGACGCCGATCTGATTGGAGGCATGATTGTTCGAGTGGGCGATACCGTTTTTGACGGCAGTGTCGCCAACCGGCTCGATCAAATGAGCCGGCAAGCACGTGAAGGGTTCTCAAGCCAATTGCTTAAGCGGTTTGAGACTTTTTTCAAAGAACCAAATTGA
- the accD gene encoding acetyl-CoA carboxylase, carboxyltransferase subunit beta yields the protein MAQNKKRGVPEGLWVKCPGCSASVYKKEVAQRLNVCPKCEYHFYVSAHERIAQVLDDGTFEAMNEELQSVDPLEFSDRRKYADRLKDEQKRTGLTDAVVTGTGMIRARRVAFAVTDSAFIMGSMGSVVGERLTRLVEFATDQSLPLIIISASGGGARMHEGILSLMQMAKVTAALARYDEAGGLFVSVLTNPTMGGVAASFASLGDLVFAEPKALIGFAGPRTIKATIGIELPEGFQTSEFLLEHGYIDRIVARKSLKTEIARTIDYCGK from the coding sequence ATGGCTCAAAATAAAAAACGTGGCGTTCCGGAAGGTTTGTGGGTGAAATGCCCCGGCTGTTCCGCTTCGGTATACAAAAAAGAAGTCGCACAACGACTGAACGTCTGTCCCAAGTGCGAGTACCACTTTTACGTTTCCGCTCATGAGCGTATCGCTCAGGTATTGGACGACGGTACGTTCGAAGCGATGAATGAAGAATTGCAATCGGTCGATCCCTTGGAATTTTCGGATCGCCGAAAGTATGCAGACCGACTCAAGGATGAACAAAAACGCACCGGATTAACCGATGCCGTTGTCACAGGGACCGGCATGATTCGTGCCCGCCGAGTCGCCTTTGCCGTTACCGACAGCGCTTTTATCATGGGGTCGATGGGGTCCGTCGTGGGCGAGCGGCTAACGCGTTTGGTCGAATTTGCTACCGACCAGAGCTTACCTTTGATTATCATTAGCGCAAGCGGCGGGGGTGCCCGCATGCACGAGGGAATTTTGTCACTTATGCAAATGGCAAAGGTGACCGCTGCATTAGCAAGGTATGATGAAGCAGGCGGTTTGTTTGTCAGCGTACTGACCAACCCGACGATGGGAGGTGTGGCAGCCAGTTTCGCGTCGCTGGGGGATTTAGTGTTTGCGGAACCGAAGGCGTTGATCGGGTTTGCCGGACCACGAACGATCAAAGCGACCATAGGGATCGAGTTACCCGAAGGCTTTCAAACGAGCGAATTCTTGCTCGAACATGGTTACATCGACCGTATCGTTGCTCGCAAAAGCCTAAAAACCGAGATTGCTCGGACCATTGATTATTGCGGAAAGTAG
- a CDS encoding molybdenum cofactor biosynthesis protein MoaE codes for MTLATDRVFISIVEEPINWMSFHHQLEDPDVGAHGWFSGVTRRKTGDRITESLSYQAHRPMAVLELRRLANEAMARFELTRLLIVHRLGVVPIGEPSVVIGCSSAHRKQAFAALPWLMDQIKEDVPIWKKEIYLDGTTEWIHPTNQ; via the coding sequence ATGACGCTTGCGACGGACCGTGTGTTCATTTCGATCGTGGAGGAACCGATCAACTGGATGTCTTTTCACCATCAATTAGAGGATCCAGATGTCGGGGCTCATGGATGGTTTTCGGGAGTGACGCGCCGCAAGACGGGTGACCGAATTACAGAGTCGTTGTCTTATCAAGCTCATCGGCCGATGGCGGTTCTAGAGCTGCGTCGCTTGGCGAATGAAGCAATGGCTCGGTTCGAGCTAACCAGGCTATTGATCGTTCATCGGCTTGGCGTCGTTCCGATCGGCGAACCGAGTGTGGTGATCGGTTGCAGCAGTGCTCATCGCAAGCAAGCCTTCGCAGCACTTCCTTGGTTGATGGATCAGATCAAAGAGGATGTCCCGATCTGGAAAAAAGAAATCTATCTCGATGGCACCACCGAGTGGATTCACCCCACGAACCAATAG
- the atpE gene encoding ATP synthase F0 subunit C has protein sequence MFEMAMILAQEVMNIGKMGAGIGVGLVILGAAFGIGRIGSSAVESIARQPEAAGPISTQMLISAALIEGVTVIALIVVYILT, from the coding sequence ATGTTTGAAATGGCTATGATTTTGGCTCAGGAAGTAATGAACATTGGCAAGATGGGTGCTGGTATCGGCGTCGGTCTCGTCATCCTCGGTGCTGCATTCGGTATTGGTCGAATTGGCTCGTCCGCTGTCGAATCGATTGCACGGCAACCCGAAGCTGCAGGTCCGATCAGCACGCAGATGTTGATCTCGGCAGCATTGATCGAAGGGGTGACGGTCATCGCTTTGATCGTTGTTTACATTCTTACCTAA
- a CDS encoding aminotransferase class V-fold PLP-dependent enzyme, whose product MRSPRIYLDHAATSWPKPESVFAATDLYHRHVGAAAGRGQYASASKADHVVAAVRRHVASLISAESSDCIALFSNGTMALNAAIAGILCEGDHVITTAAEHNSVLRPLSHLNALGRISLTIVDCDRYGLVDAAAVAEHLRDTTKLVAVTAASNVTGTLQPIEKIGQYLAKSQAAFLVDAAQTFGYLPINVEAIGVDLLAAPGHKGGNGPQGTGFLYVAPEWHPRIAPSTFGGTGTQSESLEMPTTMPAKLEAGNLNVAALAGWAAGLKELIEIGQALHTQHCKALANHLHEGIRAIGSYELFGQGDDLPIASIRAAHFTPSDLAVILDAEFGIETRAGLHCAALIHSHLGSSPDGTLRISGGAATTPEEIDRLLAALRTVAAEF is encoded by the coding sequence ATGCGATCCCCACGAATCTATCTCGATCATGCAGCCACGTCGTGGCCAAAGCCCGAATCGGTATTCGCTGCGACCGATTTGTATCATCGTCACGTCGGCGCTGCAGCGGGGCGCGGCCAATATGCTTCGGCGAGCAAGGCGGACCACGTCGTTGCGGCGGTTCGACGCCACGTTGCCAGTTTGATTTCGGCAGAATCAAGCGATTGCATCGCGCTGTTTAGCAACGGGACCATGGCACTCAATGCCGCCATCGCGGGTATCCTTTGCGAAGGAGATCATGTGATTACGACCGCGGCGGAGCACAATAGCGTTCTGCGGCCTTTGTCTCACTTGAACGCTCTCGGCCGAATCTCCCTTACGATCGTCGATTGCGACCGGTACGGCTTGGTCGATGCCGCTGCCGTTGCCGAGCACCTTCGTGACACAACAAAACTAGTGGCCGTGACGGCCGCCAGCAACGTGACCGGGACGCTGCAGCCCATCGAAAAAATTGGCCAATATTTGGCAAAATCTCAGGCTGCTTTTTTGGTCGACGCCGCACAAACCTTCGGCTACTTGCCGATCAATGTTGAAGCGATCGGCGTCGATCTTTTAGCGGCTCCAGGCCACAAGGGCGGCAACGGACCACAAGGTACAGGGTTTCTTTATGTCGCCCCAGAATGGCACCCGCGTATTGCACCGAGTACGTTCGGTGGGACGGGAACTCAGTCGGAATCACTGGAAATGCCGACGACGATGCCAGCCAAATTGGAAGCGGGGAATTTAAACGTCGCTGCCCTCGCCGGATGGGCTGCAGGATTGAAGGAGTTGATCGAAATTGGTCAAGCTCTGCACACGCAGCACTGCAAAGCACTCGCGAATCACTTGCATGAAGGTATCCGAGCGATCGGGAGCTATGAGTTGTTTGGCCAAGGCGACGATTTGCCGATCGCCAGCATCCGCGCGGCCCATTTTACGCCAAGCGACTTGGCGGTAATCTTGGATGCTGAATTCGGCATCGAAACGCGTGCAGGTTTGCATTGTGCCGCGCTGATCCATTCCCATCTGGGTAGCTCGCCCGATGGGACGCTGCGGATCAGCGGAGGAGCCGCGACGACGCCGGAAGAGATCGATCGTTTACTAGCTGCATTGCGGACGGTTGCAGCGGAGTTCTAG
- a CDS encoding DUF4870 domain-containing protein: protein MSNPFLPPNEPDANKVEPTEPLSANEPLSANDEDRNLALLAHLSGCAGVVMGGFVGFIGPLVVYLIYKDKSAFVESQAKEALNFQITLLIVGVVCVVIFFASCGTLFPLLLVPSVLQIVFGIIAAIAVRDGQPYQYPFNLRLFR from the coding sequence ATGTCCAACCCTTTTTTGCCACCGAATGAGCCTGACGCAAACAAAGTAGAACCAACCGAACCATTGAGCGCCAACGAACCATTGAGCGCCAACGATGAGGATCGCAATTTGGCTTTGCTTGCGCACCTCAGTGGATGTGCGGGAGTGGTGATGGGCGGTTTTGTTGGGTTCATTGGGCCCCTCGTGGTTTACTTAATTTACAAAGACAAGTCTGCTTTTGTGGAGTCACAAGCGAAGGAAGCTCTGAACTTTCAAATCACCCTGCTGATTGTCGGTGTTGTGTGTGTTGTCATTTTCTTCGCTTCCTGTGGAACCTTGTTCCCACTATTGCTTGTGCCGTCGGTTTTGCAAATCGTGTTTGGAATCATTGCTGCGATCGCTGTCCGGGACGGGCAACCCTACCAATACCCGTTCAACCTTCGTTTGTTCCGATAA
- a CDS encoding response regulator, protein MRVCFAADDLRASREMMRTWFSMLDYECKTFSGGTDTWEAILESPPDLVVADIEMPRGSGLDLLSAIRNHSDVQIRTLPVIMISGLVDAEIARIAEDFKATCLLPKPLDMKQFEEVIDQIESQREWRSNTVFESAFPIQVATLKIARPSAMPAVSPKLRRMARRIQESGSQLSP, encoded by the coding sequence ATGCGAGTTTGTTTTGCGGCTGACGATCTTCGTGCATCGCGAGAAATGATGCGAACTTGGTTTTCGATGCTTGATTACGAGTGCAAAACGTTTAGCGGTGGAACCGACACTTGGGAGGCAATCTTGGAATCTCCGCCCGATTTGGTCGTGGCCGACATCGAGATGCCTCGCGGTAGCGGTTTAGATCTGCTGAGCGCTATCCGAAATCACTCCGACGTACAGATCCGCACACTACCGGTCATCATGATCAGTGGATTGGTGGACGCTGAAATAGCCCGAATCGCCGAAGATTTCAAAGCCACCTGCCTGCTTCCCAAACCTCTCGACATGAAACAATTTGAAGAGGTCATCGATCAAATTGAGTCACAGCGGGAATGGAGGTCTAACACGGTGTTCGAATCGGCGTTTCCAATTCAGGTCGCGACGCTGAAGATTGCCAGGCCCAGTGCGATGCCAGCGGTATCACCTAAACTTCGCCGCATGGCACGCCGCATTCAGGAAAGTGGTTCGCAATTGTCCCCGTGA
- the atpA gene encoding F0F1 ATP synthase subunit alpha: MKFSSDEIASVLQQEIEQFDNKIDVREVGTVLEVGDGIARVYGLSGVMAGEMVQFPNGAIGLAFNLEENSVGVIILGDFLTIKEGDEVKALGELLSVPAGDAVMGRVLDPLGNPLDGKGPVQSDITRPVEVIATGVAERQPVTEPLQTGVKAIDAMTPIGRGQRELIIGDRKTGKTAIAIDAILNQKDTGVKCFYIAIGQKDSAVASIVEVLTQKGAMEYTCVIAAGASAPAPLQYMAPYAGTAMAEHFMFNGGHALIVYDDLSKQAVAYRQMSLLMRRPPGREAYPGDVFYCHSRLLERSAKLSEELGGGSITSLPIIETLEGEVSAYIPTNVISITDGQIYLQPDLFFAGIRPAMNAGISVSRVGGAAQIKAMKKVAGGLRLDLAAFRALEAFAQLGTDLDAATQSQLDRGYRMVELLKQPQYQPMKISEQILSLFAGTRGHLDDVPIKSVPQWEKDFIQFVKDKHGKMLDDLAEKKDLTDEIAEQIVAVITEFKAGYKPVEV, encoded by the coding sequence ATGAAATTTAGCAGCGATGAAATCGCATCGGTCTTGCAACAAGAGATCGAGCAATTTGACAATAAAATTGACGTTCGTGAAGTCGGTACCGTGTTGGAAGTCGGTGACGGCATCGCTCGAGTCTACGGACTATCCGGCGTGATGGCAGGAGAGATGGTCCAGTTTCCTAACGGGGCGATCGGCTTGGCCTTTAATCTGGAAGAAAACTCTGTTGGTGTCATCATCCTCGGCGACTTCTTGACGATCAAAGAAGGAGACGAGGTCAAGGCGTTGGGTGAACTGCTAAGCGTGCCTGCTGGTGATGCTGTGATGGGCCGCGTTCTTGATCCGCTCGGAAACCCGCTCGACGGGAAAGGCCCCGTTCAATCCGACATCACTCGCCCCGTCGAAGTGATTGCCACCGGCGTTGCCGAACGACAACCAGTTACCGAGCCATTGCAAACCGGAGTCAAAGCGATCGATGCGATGACCCCCATTGGACGCGGGCAACGAGAATTGATCATCGGTGACCGGAAAACGGGGAAAACGGCGATCGCGATCGATGCGATTTTGAACCAAAAAGATACCGGCGTTAAATGTTTCTACATTGCGATCGGGCAAAAGGATTCAGCGGTCGCCAGTATCGTCGAAGTGCTGACCCAAAAAGGGGCGATGGAATACACGTGTGTCATCGCTGCGGGTGCAAGTGCTCCTGCTCCGCTGCAATACATGGCCCCCTACGCTGGAACGGCGATGGCTGAGCACTTCATGTTCAATGGTGGCCATGCCTTAATCGTCTATGATGACTTGAGCAAGCAAGCGGTGGCGTATCGCCAGATGAGTTTGTTGATGCGACGCCCCCCCGGACGTGAAGCTTACCCAGGTGACGTCTTCTATTGCCACAGTCGATTGCTAGAACGATCCGCTAAATTGTCGGAAGAACTCGGGGGTGGTTCAATCACCAGTTTGCCAATCATCGAAACGCTCGAAGGCGAGGTGTCCGCCTACATTCCGACCAATGTGATTTCGATTACCGATGGCCAAATCTACTTGCAACCCGACTTGTTCTTTGCAGGGATCCGTCCGGCAATGAATGCAGGGATTTCGGTATCGCGAGTGGGGGGTGCAGCCCAGATCAAAGCGATGAAGAAAGTCGCCGGCGGCTTGCGTCTCGACTTGGCCGCCTTCCGTGCTCTCGAAGCGTTCGCACAACTTGGCACCGACCTCGATGCGGCAACACAAAGCCAACTCGATCGAGGTTACCGAATGGTGGAATTGCTCAAACAACCACAGTACCAACCGATGAAGATTTCCGAGCAAATCCTCAGTCTGTTTGCCGGGACACGTGGACACCTCGACGATGTGCCAATCAAGTCCGTCCCCCAGTGGGAGAAAGATTTCATTCAGTTTGTCAAAGACAAGCATGGTAAAATGCTTGATGATTTGGCCGAGAAGAAGGACTTGACCGATGAGATTGCCGAGCAAATTGTTGCGGTCATTACAGAATTCAAAGCGGGTTACAAGCCCGTTGAGGTTTAA
- the atpB gene encoding F0F1 ATP synthase subunit A, which translates to MPFIVAAADHSPITHVVPHRIFPEDGPLYSVHVGGGDIPALNIKDGVYDFYITNHLMMTAVAAIAVVLMFAYVALRVRPKGEGLHAYETKGRVSQLFETMAAFIRDEVARPNLGALTDKYIYYIWTVFFFILFCNVLGLIPLGYILQSLTGNAKYAHFGGTATGNLSLNLMLAITSFVAILFIGIRETGVKAFFAHFNPVGWDDPKMLVIGIPLYILEWVGLMIKTIVLAMRLFGTMMAGHLVIAAFVGLVTTALAFSTTLGFGVGFAVVFGGAALTLLELFICFLQAFIFTFLTVLFISMTAAHHDDPHHDDPSTDEGRMDLDKMIDPKRITPLAPSH; encoded by the coding sequence ATGCCATTCATCGTTGCTGCTGCTGACCATAGCCCCATCACTCACGTGGTACCCCATCGGATTTTCCCCGAGGATGGGCCGCTCTATAGTGTGCATGTTGGTGGCGGGGACATTCCGGCCCTGAACATCAAGGACGGCGTGTACGATTTCTACATCACCAACCATTTGATGATGACGGCAGTCGCTGCAATCGCGGTGGTTTTGATGTTTGCTTACGTCGCCCTCCGAGTCCGTCCCAAGGGCGAGGGACTCCATGCTTACGAGACGAAGGGCCGCGTTTCACAATTGTTTGAAACGATGGCTGCGTTTATTCGTGACGAGGTTGCCCGTCCGAACTTGGGTGCGCTCACCGACAAGTATATCTACTACATTTGGACCGTCTTCTTTTTCATCCTGTTTTGCAACGTGCTAGGGTTGATCCCACTGGGCTACATTTTGCAATCGCTTACCGGTAACGCGAAGTACGCCCACTTTGGCGGCACGGCGACCGGTAATTTGTCGCTTAATTTAATGTTGGCGATCACCAGTTTTGTCGCGATTCTGTTCATTGGCATTCGCGAAACAGGAGTGAAGGCTTTCTTTGCTCACTTCAATCCCGTCGGCTGGGACGACCCCAAGATGCTTGTGATTGGCATCCCGCTTTATATTTTGGAGTGGGTAGGGCTGATGATCAAGACAATCGTGCTTGCGATGCGGCTTTTTGGAACCATGATGGCGGGTCACTTGGTGATTGCCGCTTTCGTTGGTTTGGTCACGACGGCACTCGCATTTTCGACGACACTTGGCTTCGGAGTCGGTTTTGCGGTTGTCTTTGGCGGAGCGGCTTTGACGCTATTGGAGTTGTTTATCTGTTTCCTCCAGGCGTTCATTTTCACGTTTTTGACGGTCCTGTTCATCTCGATGACCGCCGCTCACCACGACGATCCTCATCACGACGATCCGTCGACCGACGAAGGACGAATGGATCTGGACAAGATGATCGATCCAAAGCGGATTACCCCTTTGGCTCCTTCACACTAG
- a CDS encoding serine/threonine protein kinase: MGLIDSLKARFASSGSSFNSVINVESRFERMRTSAVGTMSAFFVARDREKDRVVGVKLLDIEKHDLFEARFKGLGKPGEGEIAMGMKHPRVVETYEAGVTTKGQPIIVMEYIEGPSLQHIIVNKHEELVRGRRLMLIREMAEAIQYVHSKGFIHRDICPRNFICLPDMSGIKLIDFGLTIPATAPYMAPGNRTGTPLYMSPEIVRRRHTDQRVDLFSFGVTCFCLCSFKHPWQGDEVNGRAALYHDTTAPTDLLEYCPAIDPRLARSIMSALNPKVEERTATIDQFLQSIRLVKTEF; the protein is encoded by the coding sequence ATGGGTCTGATCGATTCGCTCAAAGCACGATTCGCTTCGTCGGGCTCAAGTTTCAATAGCGTTATCAATGTCGAGTCGCGGTTCGAACGAATGCGAACGAGCGCGGTTGGGACGATGAGCGCATTTTTTGTTGCCCGCGACCGCGAAAAAGATCGGGTGGTCGGCGTGAAGTTACTCGATATCGAAAAACACGACCTATTCGAGGCACGTTTCAAAGGTTTGGGGAAACCGGGTGAGGGTGAGATCGCGATGGGAATGAAACACCCCAGAGTCGTTGAAACCTATGAAGCGGGTGTGACGACGAAGGGGCAGCCGATCATCGTCATGGAGTATATCGAAGGTCCGAGTCTGCAGCATATTATCGTCAACAAGCATGAGGAATTGGTTCGCGGACGCCGGCTGATGCTAATTCGCGAAATGGCCGAAGCGATCCAGTATGTCCATTCCAAAGGATTCATTCATCGCGACATCTGCCCACGCAACTTCATCTGCTTGCCCGACATGAGCGGGATCAAATTGATCGATTTCGGCTTGACAATCCCAGCCACCGCTCCCTACATGGCACCAGGAAATCGGACGGGCACCCCGCTGTATATGTCTCCTGAAATCGTCCGCCGCCGGCATACCGATCAGCGTGTCGACCTGTTCTCGTTCGGCGTCACTTGTTTTTGCCTGTGCTCATTTAAGCATCCTTGGCAAGGAGACGAAGTGAACGGACGAGCAGCTTTGTATCATGACACCACGGCACCGACTGACTTACTAGAGTATTGCCCTGCGATCGATCCCCGTTTAGCCCGAAGTATCATGTCGGCACTCAACCCCAAAGTCGAAGAGCGAACGGCAACGATCGACCAATTCCTTCAATCAATTCGATTGGTCAAGACGGAATTCTAG
- the atpG gene encoding ATP synthase F1 subunit gamma encodes MANARALDKRRKSIRNIRKITRTMELIATARYRKAMDRANSATAYTQRITEIVNRLAAAGLDVKHPLLEPRTETHAARVLVMTSNRGLCGGYNGNVLRTAVPMIRKQREQIDSVAVDVSGKRGISGMKFRGIQIDETYLDFEDQPAFAEVEKIADKYLAMYINGELDRLDVVYTKFISTSRQVPTVETLLPLGSLGDDADSASRSENDAENKDAAQYEFLPSAESILEEVVPASFKVRLFKCFLDAAVSEQVSRMIAMKGATDNAGDMIKQLSMQYNRARQSQITGEIMEIIGGVEALEG; translated from the coding sequence ATGGCCAACGCACGAGCACTCGATAAACGTCGCAAATCGATTCGCAACATTCGCAAGATTACGCGGACGATGGAATTGATTGCGACGGCGCGATACCGAAAGGCGATGGATCGTGCAAATTCCGCAACCGCTTATACACAACGGATCACCGAAATTGTGAACCGTTTAGCGGCCGCCGGCTTGGACGTCAAACATCCGCTGCTTGAACCTCGTACCGAGACTCATGCAGCGCGCGTGTTGGTGATGACCAGTAACCGGGGATTGTGCGGCGGTTACAACGGCAATGTGTTGCGCACAGCCGTTCCTATGATCCGCAAGCAACGAGAACAAATCGATTCGGTTGCGGTCGACGTCAGCGGGAAACGAGGCATCAGCGGAATGAAGTTTCGCGGCATCCAGATTGACGAAACCTACCTGGATTTCGAAGATCAACCGGCGTTTGCTGAAGTTGAGAAGATTGCTGATAAGTATTTGGCGATGTATATCAACGGCGAGTTAGACCGGCTTGATGTCGTTTACACGAAATTCATCAGTACAAGCCGGCAAGTCCCAACGGTCGAGACGCTGTTGCCGCTCGGTTCGCTCGGCGATGACGCAGACTCCGCAAGTCGCAGCGAAAATGATGCGGAAAACAAGGATGCTGCCCAGTACGAGTTTCTGCCTTCTGCCGAGAGCATTTTGGAAGAGGTCGTCCCGGCCAGCTTTAAGGTTCGACTGTTTAAGTGCTTCCTAGACGCAGCCGTTAGCGAACAGGTTTCGCGAATGATCGCGATGAAGGGAGCGACCGATAATGCGGGCGATATGATTAAGCAATTGTCGATGCAGTACAACCGCGCTCGTCAAAGCCAAATCACTGGCGAGATTATGGAAATCATCGGCGGTGTCGAAGCGCTTGAAGGCTAA
- a CDS encoding AtpZ/AtpI family protein, translated as MMTTKEPESNSERSDLSKSESPTEKKANRNWVRFAGMGIELAGTTLLFTAVGYWIDDWRDADRPFVTAGAMLVGFSLAMTRFIIVAVKAGP; from the coding sequence ATGATGACCACGAAGGAACCGGAATCCAATAGCGAGCGATCGGATCTCTCCAAATCCGAATCCCCGACCGAGAAAAAAGCAAACCGAAACTGGGTTCGCTTTGCGGGTATGGGAATTGAACTCGCGGGCACAACACTGCTTTTTACCGCTGTGGGATATTGGATTGACGACTGGCGAGACGCGGATCGGCCCTTCGTTACCGCAGGAGCCATGCTTGTGGGGTTCAGTTTAGCGATGACCCGATTTATCATCGTAGCGGTGAAGGCTGGCCCGTAA
- the atpF gene encoding F0F1 ATP synthase subunit B, producing MRSKFVRYILFVVMAIALGGMSSVPCYAETSEVPHAEAAVDSHAADGDHTPPILQVDVGSAVVNIAIFLVVLAVLSFFVWPPILQGLQAREDKIHGDLEAAQKANVEARTLLESYQTKLNEASSQVQTMLAEARHDAEANSQRIAEEAKAEAEKTRVRAVADIENAKKVALTELAGQTSEIAMRVAKQVVGRELHADDHAELIRQSLDRLPSNN from the coding sequence ATGCGTTCGAAGTTTGTTCGGTACATTTTGTTTGTTGTGATGGCGATCGCCCTTGGTGGGATGTCGTCGGTGCCATGTTATGCAGAGACTTCCGAGGTTCCTCACGCCGAGGCTGCCGTGGATTCTCACGCAGCCGATGGCGATCACACGCCACCAATTTTGCAAGTCGATGTCGGCTCGGCCGTTGTCAACATTGCAATCTTTTTGGTTGTTTTGGCGGTGTTGTCCTTTTTCGTATGGCCGCCGATCTTGCAGGGGCTACAAGCACGCGAGGACAAAATCCACGGCGACTTGGAAGCGGCCCAAAAGGCGAATGTTGAGGCTCGCACACTACTCGAATCGTATCAAACGAAACTCAATGAAGCGTCGAGCCAAGTGCAAACGATGCTGGCGGAGGCTCGCCACGATGCGGAAGCGAACAGCCAACGAATCGCCGAAGAAGCCAAGGCAGAAGCCGAGAAAACTCGAGTCCGCGCTGTGGCCGATATCGAGAACGCCAAGAAAGTGGCGCTCACCGAATTGGCAGGTCAAACATCCGAAATTGCGATGCGAGTTGCCAAACAGGTCGTTGGGCGGGAACTACACGCAGACGATCATGCCGAATTGATTCGCCAATCGCTCGATCGATTACCTAGCAATAATTAG